The following proteins are encoded in a genomic region of Musa acuminata AAA Group cultivar baxijiao chromosome BXJ2-11, Cavendish_Baxijiao_AAA, whole genome shotgun sequence:
- the LOC135627937 gene encoding THO complex subunit 2-like isoform X2: MDDEKQDVAIDLFAALDLESEAIKERAPEIENNQKLGLLIGFLSVDDWYHAQILLDQLSHLNPVEHVEICDGLFRLIEKTMSTAFDLIFRTSFRSIGGLTYPGPDAMDATVVSSKQTVYVDLPREFFQMITAVGPYLYRDTVLLQKVCIVLRAYYLSAQEFAVSCVNSPDPNDVKSRDPRLRAKEARLRVEEALGSCLLPSLQLVPANPAVGQEIWDVLSMLPYEVRYRLYGEWEKEDEQNPMLQAARQIAKLDTRRILKRLAKENLKQLSRMVAKLAHSNPMTVLRTIVQQIEAYKDMITPVVDAFKYLTQLEYDMLEYVVIERLVQGGRSKLKDDGLNLSDWLQSLASFWGHLCKKYPSMELRGLFQYLVNQLKKGMGTELVLLQELIQQMANMQYTENMTEEQLDAMSGSETLRYQATLFGMTRNNKVLSKSTNRLRDALLPKEEPKLAIPLLILIAQHRSMVVTNADAPYIKMVSEQFDRCHGTLLQYVEFLCNAVAPSSTYAQLIPPLDELVHKYHLDPEVAFLVYRPVMRLFKRMSGSEICWPLDIIEHSNIQSAENEVEPSDSSNDVGLDLGSPRKPIMWSDLLVTVQSILPMKAWNSLSPDLYATFWGLTLYDLHVPKIRYESEIAKQHVAIKALEEISDNSSMAITKRKKDKEKIQEVLDRLTSEFQKHEQHVASVHHRLAREKDKWLSSCPDTLKINMEFLQRCVFPRCVFSMPDAVYCANFVHTLHSLGTPYFNTVNHIDVLICKTLQPMICCCTEFEAGRLGRFLYETLKMAYHWKSDESIYECECGNMPGFAVYYRFPNSQRVTYGQFIRVHWKWNTRITRLLVQCLESSEYMEIRNALIVLTKISIVFPVTRKSGINLEKRVAKIKGDEREDLKVLATGVAAALAARKSAWVSEEEFGMGHVDLKPAAAAAKSLAGNQVVDPSSTAKDQLTHAKSTPDRADGGTVLKLDSTQQRVRTSSSANGQEAIVSASATSSKTSGIGKSTDEIMKPEDTSSKAYAKAAMESEMRSQQKRTVHNSILKPAKQEVIKEDNKTGKLISRTTGQQSSFSADKDASFHPTDSRQGGTAAASSAATNGISVSASGKTTSSSRMMLEMHETVEISEASIKQKRAVPGEEQERLNKRKKGDIEAKDLEGMEVRLSDKERSYDTRSVDKPHLEHEKSSTEEQSFNRSLDKSKDKINERYDKDHREKLDRSDKDLHEKSRDRSLERHGRERSVEKVQERGMDRSLDRAAEKARDDRSKDDRGKSRHMDVSIDKGHLDERFHGQSLPPPPPLPPSFVPQSVGGGRRDEETDRRVGNTRHIQRLSPKHDEKERRRSEENVLTSQDDPKRRREDDLRERKRDERDGSSVKVDDRDRDKATMKEDMDLTGGSKRRKLKRDHALSSETGGEYSQVVPPPPPVAIAMPQPFDRERADKKAAIVQQRAAHMDDAPRLHGKEAGGKINRRESDQIHEREWEEEKRQRPEAKRKHRK; encoded by the exons ATGGATGATGAAAAACAGGATGTGGCTATTGATCTATTTGCTGCATTGGACCTGGAAAGTGAAGCTATTAAAGAACGGGCTCCAGAAATTGAAAATAACCAGAAACTTGGTTTGTTAATTGGCTTCCTTTCTGTTGATGATTG GTACCATGCACAAATTCTCCTTGATCAGCTTTCCCATCTAAATCCTGTTGAGCATGTTGAGATTTGTGATGGCTTATTTAG GCTCATTGAGAAGACAATGTCAACAGCTTTTGATTTGATTTTCCGAACAAGTTTTAGAAGTATTGGTGGCCTTACATACCCTGGGCCTGATGCAATGGATGCAACAGTAGTGTCTTCCAAGCAGACTGTATATGTTGATCTTCCTCGGGAATTTTTCCAAATGATTACTGCTGTTGGACCTTACCTTTATCGTGATACAGTGCTGCTTCAGAAG GTGTGCATAGTGTTGAGGGCATATTATCTTTCTGCACAAGAGTTTGCTGTTTCATGTGTCAATTCTCCTGATCCAAATGATGTGAAGAGCCGGGATCCTCGTCTTCGAGCTAAAGAAGCTAGACTCAGGGTGGAGGAAGCTTTAGGTTCATGTTTGCTTCCATCATTACAATTGGTACCAGCAAATCCTGCTGTTGGACAGGAGATTTGGGATGTTCTATCTATGCTTCCTTATGAG GTCCGTTACCGTCTATACGGTGAGTGGGAGAAGGAGGATGAACAGAATCCAATGCTTCAGGCTGCAAGGCAGATTGCGAAG TTGGACACCAGAAGAATTCTGAAAAGGCTTGCAAAGGAAAACTTGAAACAGCTAAGTCGCATGGTAGCCAAACTTGCACATTCTAATCCGATGACTGTGCTTCGCACAATAGTTCAACAG ATTGAAGCTTATAAGGACATGATAACACCTgttgtggatgcattcaagtaccTGACACAG CTGGAGTATGACATGTTGGAATATGTTGTGATTGAACGTTTAGTGCAAGGAGGCCGTTCGAAGCTCAAAGATGATGGCCTTAATCTGTCAGATTGGCTTCAATCTCTTGCATCCTTTTGGGGTCATCT TTGTAAAAAGTATCCTTCCATGGAGTTAAGGGGTCTTTTTCAGTATCTTGTTAATCAGTTGAAGAAAGGGATGGGTACAGAGCTTGTTCTTTTACAG GAGCTTATTCAGCAAATGGCAAACATGCAGTACACTGAAAACATGACTGAAGAACAACTTGATGCTATGTCAGGAAGCGAGACTTTGCGTTATCAGGCCACTCTGTTTGGGATGACAAGAAATAATAAG GTATTGAGTAAATCTACCAACAGACTGAGGGATGCCTTGCTACCAAAGGAAGAACCCAAGTTGGCTATTCCTCTTCTAATACTTATCGCTCAGCATCGATCCAT GGTTGTCACAAATGCAGATGCACCATATATCAAAATGGTTAGTGAGCAGTTTGACAGGTGTCATGGAACACTTCTTCAGTATGTGGAATTTCTCTGCAATGCAGTGGCTCCATCCTCGACTTATGCACAATTGATTCCTCCACTAGATGAACTCGTGCATAAGTACCATCTTGATCCAGAG GTTGCCTTTCTGGTGTACCGGCCTGTGATGAGGCTCTTCAAAAGAATGAGTGGTTCTGAGATTTGCTGGCCTCTTGACATTATTGAACACTCAAATATTCAAAGTGCAGAAAATGAAGTAGAACCCTCTGATTCATCTAATGATGTTGGGTTGGATCTTGGTTCACCAAGGAAGCCTATAAT gTGGTCAGATCTTCTTGTTACAGTCCAGTCAATTCTGCCTATGAAAGCTTGGAATAGCCTCTCTCCTGATCTATATGCCACATTTTGGGGACTTACACTATATGATCTTCATGTTCCTAAAATAAGATATGAATCAGAGATTGCTAAGCAACATGTTGCCATTAAAGCCTTAGAGGAGATTTCTGACAACTCAAGTATGGCAATTACGAAACGTAAAAAGGATAAGGAAAAAATTCAAGAGGTACTAGATAGATTGACtagtgaatttcaaaagcatgaaCAGCATGTTGCATCTGTCCACCACCGTCTTGCTCGTGAAAAGGATAAGTGGCTAAGTTCCTGTCCTGACACTTTAAAGATCAACATGGAGTTTCTTCAGCGTTGCGTTTTCCCACGCTGTGTCTTCAGCATGCCAGATGCTGTGTATTGTGCTAATTTTGTTCATACCTTGCATTCTCTTGGCACACCATATTTTAACACTGTCAATCATATTGATGTTCTCATTTGTAAAACCCTACAACCTATGATCTGTTGCTGCACTGAATTTGAAGCTGGAAGACTTGGAAGGTTTCTATATGAGACATTAAAAATGGCTTATCACTGGAAG AGTGATGAGTCTATTTATGAATGCGAGTGTGGAAACATGCCTGGATTTGCTGTTTATTACAGATTTCCTAACAGCCAGCGTGTAACATATGGCCAATTTATCCGA GTACACTGGAAATGGAACACAAGAATAACCCGGTTACTTGTACAGTGCTTGGAATCTAGTGAATATATGGAAATAAGAAATGCCCTTATTGTGTTAACCAAAATATCTATTGTGTTTCCCGTTACTCGAAAGAGTGGTATCAATCTTGAGAAAAGG GTGGCCAAAATTAAAGGGGATGAGAGAGAGGACTTGAAAGTTTTAGCTACTGGAGTAGCTGCAGCGTTGGCTGCTCGTAAG AGCGCATGGGTTTCTGAAGAAGAGTTTGGCATGGGTCATGTTGATCTGAAACCTGCCGCAGCAGCTGCAAAATCACTAGCTG GAAATCAGGTGGTCGACCCTTCGAGCACCGCTAAGGACCAGTTGACACATGCAAAATCTACACCAGATCGAGCAGATGGTGGAACAGTTTTGAAATTGGATTCAACACAACAGAGAGTAAGGACTAGTTCATCTGCAAACGGACAGGAAGCAATTGTTTCTGCATCAGCTACAAGTAGTAAGACTTCTGGCATTGGAAAAAGCacggatgaaatcatgaaaccggaGGATACAAGTTCGAAGGCTTATGCAAAGGCTGCTATGGAATCTGAG ATGAGATCTCAGCAAAAGCGAACAGTGCACAATTCTATTCTAAAGCCAGCAAAGCAGGAGGTCATCAAAGAAGACAACAAAACTGGAAAATTGATTAGCAGAACTACAGGTCAGCAGTCTTCTTTTTCTGCAGATAAAGATGCTTCATTTCATCCAACAGATAGCAGGCAAGGTGgaactgctgctgcttcttctgcaGCGACCAATGGCATCTCTGTGTCAGCTTCTGGAAAAACGACTAGTTCCTCAAGAATGATGCTTGAAATGCATGAAACTGTAGAAATTTCTGAGGCATCCATTAAACAGAAGAGAGCAGTACCAGGTGAAGAACAAGAAAGATTGAACAAACGCAAGAAAGGAGACATTGAAGCTAAAGATCTTGAGGGTATGGAAGTTCGGTTATCTGATAAAGAAAGAAGTTATGATACAAGGTCAGTGGATAAACCTCATTTGGAGCATGAGAAGTCTTCCACTGAAGAACAGAGTTTTAATAGGTCATTGGACAAATCCAAAGATAAAATCAATGAGCGATATGACAAGGACCACAGGGAAAAATTGGACCGCTCTGATAAAGATCTTCATGAGAAATCAAGGGATAGGTCACTGGAGAGACATGGAAGAGAGCGCTCGGTTGAAAAAGTGCAAGAGAGGGGCATGGATAGAAGTCTTGATAGGGCAGCAGAGAAAGCTAGAGATGACAGAAGTAAGGATGATCGGGGCAAATCCCGACATATGGATGTATCCATAGACAAGGGACATCTTGATGAGCGTTTCCATGGGCAGAGTTTgcctccaccaccaccattacCTCCCAGTTTTGTTCCTCAATCTGTGGGTGGTGGCCGAAGAGATGAGGAGACTGATAGGAGAGTGGGTAACACCAGACACATACAGCGATTGTCTCCAAAACATGATGAAAAAGAGAGGAGGCGTTCAGAAGAAAATGTTTTGACATCCCAAGATGATCCAAAACGTAGAAGAGAGGATGACTTAAGGGAAAGAAAGCGTGATGAGCGAGATGGCTCATCTGTTAAG GTAGATGACAGGGACAGAGATAAAGCTACCATGAAGGAAGATATGGACCTGACTGGAGGTTCCAAACGGCGAAAACTTAAGAGAGACCATGCATTGTCATCTGAAACTGGTGGGGAATACTCACAAGTTGTTCCACCACCTCCCCCAGTGGCAATAGCTATGCCTCAGCCATTCGATAGAGAAAGGGCAGACAAAAAAGCAGCCATAGTGCAACAACGGGCTGCACACATGGACGATGCACCAAGATTGCATGGGAAGGAAGCTGGAGGCAAAATTAATCGAAGGGAATCAGATCA AATACATGAAAGGGAGTGGGAAGAAGAGAAGCGCCAGAGACCTGAAGCAAAAAGGAAACACCGAAAGTAG
- the LOC135627937 gene encoding THO complex subunit 2-like isoform X1 produces MSPQSSENKYVTEECLQEWKGSNAGFKVADPVPMARFLYELCWAMVRGDLPFQKCRPALDSVVFVEEPQREDMGSILADIVAHMGQDHTMTAECRVRLIKMTKWLVESLLVPSRLLQERCEEEFLWESELSKIKAQELKAKEVRVNTRLLYQQTKFNLLREESEGYAKLVTLLCQGGLEVMSKNASTVTISTIKSLIGHFDLDPNRVFDIVLECFELHPDNHTFYGLIPIFPKSHAAQILGFKFQYYQRMEVNVPAPPGLFRLTALLVKAEFIDLDSIYSHLLPKDDEAFEHYDAFVARRFDEVNKIGKINLAATGKDLMDDEKQDVAIDLFAALDLESEAIKERAPEIENNQKLGLLIGFLSVDDWYHAQILLDQLSHLNPVEHVEICDGLFRLIEKTMSTAFDLIFRTSFRSIGGLTYPGPDAMDATVVSSKQTVYVDLPREFFQMITAVGPYLYRDTVLLQKVCIVLRAYYLSAQEFAVSCVNSPDPNDVKSRDPRLRAKEARLRVEEALGSCLLPSLQLVPANPAVGQEIWDVLSMLPYEVRYRLYGEWEKEDEQNPMLQAARQIAKLDTRRILKRLAKENLKQLSRMVAKLAHSNPMTVLRTIVQQIEAYKDMITPVVDAFKYLTQLEYDMLEYVVIERLVQGGRSKLKDDGLNLSDWLQSLASFWGHLCKKYPSMELRGLFQYLVNQLKKGMGTELVLLQELIQQMANMQYTENMTEEQLDAMSGSETLRYQATLFGMTRNNKVLSKSTNRLRDALLPKEEPKLAIPLLILIAQHRSMVVTNADAPYIKMVSEQFDRCHGTLLQYVEFLCNAVAPSSTYAQLIPPLDELVHKYHLDPEVAFLVYRPVMRLFKRMSGSEICWPLDIIEHSNIQSAENEVEPSDSSNDVGLDLGSPRKPIMWSDLLVTVQSILPMKAWNSLSPDLYATFWGLTLYDLHVPKIRYESEIAKQHVAIKALEEISDNSSMAITKRKKDKEKIQEVLDRLTSEFQKHEQHVASVHHRLAREKDKWLSSCPDTLKINMEFLQRCVFPRCVFSMPDAVYCANFVHTLHSLGTPYFNTVNHIDVLICKTLQPMICCCTEFEAGRLGRFLYETLKMAYHWKSDESIYECECGNMPGFAVYYRFPNSQRVTYGQFIRVHWKWNTRITRLLVQCLESSEYMEIRNALIVLTKISIVFPVTRKSGINLEKRVAKIKGDEREDLKVLATGVAAALAARKSAWVSEEEFGMGHVDLKPAAAAAKSLAGNQVVDPSSTAKDQLTHAKSTPDRADGGTVLKLDSTQQRVRTSSSANGQEAIVSASATSSKTSGIGKSTDEIMKPEDTSSKAYAKAAMESEMRSQQKRTVHNSILKPAKQEVIKEDNKTGKLISRTTGQQSSFSADKDASFHPTDSRQGGTAAASSAATNGISVSASGKTTSSSRMMLEMHETVEISEASIKQKRAVPGEEQERLNKRKKGDIEAKDLEGMEVRLSDKERSYDTRSVDKPHLEHEKSSTEEQSFNRSLDKSKDKINERYDKDHREKLDRSDKDLHEKSRDRSLERHGRERSVEKVQERGMDRSLDRAAEKARDDRSKDDRGKSRHMDVSIDKGHLDERFHGQSLPPPPPLPPSFVPQSVGGGRRDEETDRRVGNTRHIQRLSPKHDEKERRRSEENVLTSQDDPKRRREDDLRERKRDERDGSSVKVDDRDRDKATMKEDMDLTGGSKRRKLKRDHALSSETGGEYSQVVPPPPPVAIAMPQPFDRERADKKAAIVQQRAAHMDDAPRLHGKEAGGKINRRESDQIHEREWEEEKRQRPEAKRKHRK; encoded by the exons ATGTCGCCCCAGTCGTCGGAGAACAAGTACGTCACCGAGGAATGCCTTCAGGAATGGAAGGGCTCCAACGCCGGCTTCAAGGTCGCGGATCCGGTCCCCATGGCTCGATTCCTCTACGAGCTCTGCTGGGCTATG GTCCGTGGGGATTTGCCGTTCCAGAAGTGCAGGCCGGCGCTGGACTCGGTGGTGTTCGTTGAGGAGCCGCAGCGGGAGGATATGGGGTCCATTTTGGCCGATATCGTCGCTCACATGGGACAGGAT CATACAATGACTGCAGAATGTCGAGTTCGACTTATTAAAATG ACTAAATGGCTAGTGGAGTCATTGCTGGTTCCATCTAGGCTTTTGCAGGAGCGTTGCGAG gaagaatttttatgggaATCTGAGCTGAGTAAGATTAAAGCTCAAGAATTGAAAGCCAAAGAG GTCAGAGTAAACACTCGCCTTCTTTATCAACAAACAAAGTTCAATCTTCTAAGAGAAGAGAGCGAGGGCTATGCTAAGCTG GTAACACTCCTCTGCCAAGGTGGACTGGAAGTGATGTCTAAGAATGCGTCGACCGTGACAATCAGCACAATTAAG TCATTAATTGGGCATTTTGATTTGGATCCCAATCGTGTCTTTGATATT GTACTAGAGTGCTTTGAACTCCATCCTGACAATCATACTTTTTATGGCCTCATACCTATTTTTCCAAAG TCACACGCGGCCCAAATTCTGGGATTTAAGTTCCAGTATTATCAACGTATGGAAGTAAACGTCCCTGCACCTCCTGGACTTTTTCGTTTGACAGCTTTGCTTGTGAAGGCAGAGTTCATAGATCTTGACAGTAT ATACTCGCACTTGCTTCCCAAGGATGATGAGGCATTTGAACATTACGATGCATTTGTTGCAAGGCGTTTTGATGAG GTTAACAAAATTGGCAAAATTAATCTTGCTGCAACTGGGAAAGACCTAATGGATGATGAAAAACAGGATGTGGCTATTGATCTATTTGCTGCATTGGACCTGGAAAGTGAAGCTATTAAAGAACGGGCTCCAGAAATTGAAAATAACCAGAAACTTGGTTTGTTAATTGGCTTCCTTTCTGTTGATGATTG GTACCATGCACAAATTCTCCTTGATCAGCTTTCCCATCTAAATCCTGTTGAGCATGTTGAGATTTGTGATGGCTTATTTAG GCTCATTGAGAAGACAATGTCAACAGCTTTTGATTTGATTTTCCGAACAAGTTTTAGAAGTATTGGTGGCCTTACATACCCTGGGCCTGATGCAATGGATGCAACAGTAGTGTCTTCCAAGCAGACTGTATATGTTGATCTTCCTCGGGAATTTTTCCAAATGATTACTGCTGTTGGACCTTACCTTTATCGTGATACAGTGCTGCTTCAGAAG GTGTGCATAGTGTTGAGGGCATATTATCTTTCTGCACAAGAGTTTGCTGTTTCATGTGTCAATTCTCCTGATCCAAATGATGTGAAGAGCCGGGATCCTCGTCTTCGAGCTAAAGAAGCTAGACTCAGGGTGGAGGAAGCTTTAGGTTCATGTTTGCTTCCATCATTACAATTGGTACCAGCAAATCCTGCTGTTGGACAGGAGATTTGGGATGTTCTATCTATGCTTCCTTATGAG GTCCGTTACCGTCTATACGGTGAGTGGGAGAAGGAGGATGAACAGAATCCAATGCTTCAGGCTGCAAGGCAGATTGCGAAG TTGGACACCAGAAGAATTCTGAAAAGGCTTGCAAAGGAAAACTTGAAACAGCTAAGTCGCATGGTAGCCAAACTTGCACATTCTAATCCGATGACTGTGCTTCGCACAATAGTTCAACAG ATTGAAGCTTATAAGGACATGATAACACCTgttgtggatgcattcaagtaccTGACACAG CTGGAGTATGACATGTTGGAATATGTTGTGATTGAACGTTTAGTGCAAGGAGGCCGTTCGAAGCTCAAAGATGATGGCCTTAATCTGTCAGATTGGCTTCAATCTCTTGCATCCTTTTGGGGTCATCT TTGTAAAAAGTATCCTTCCATGGAGTTAAGGGGTCTTTTTCAGTATCTTGTTAATCAGTTGAAGAAAGGGATGGGTACAGAGCTTGTTCTTTTACAG GAGCTTATTCAGCAAATGGCAAACATGCAGTACACTGAAAACATGACTGAAGAACAACTTGATGCTATGTCAGGAAGCGAGACTTTGCGTTATCAGGCCACTCTGTTTGGGATGACAAGAAATAATAAG GTATTGAGTAAATCTACCAACAGACTGAGGGATGCCTTGCTACCAAAGGAAGAACCCAAGTTGGCTATTCCTCTTCTAATACTTATCGCTCAGCATCGATCCAT GGTTGTCACAAATGCAGATGCACCATATATCAAAATGGTTAGTGAGCAGTTTGACAGGTGTCATGGAACACTTCTTCAGTATGTGGAATTTCTCTGCAATGCAGTGGCTCCATCCTCGACTTATGCACAATTGATTCCTCCACTAGATGAACTCGTGCATAAGTACCATCTTGATCCAGAG GTTGCCTTTCTGGTGTACCGGCCTGTGATGAGGCTCTTCAAAAGAATGAGTGGTTCTGAGATTTGCTGGCCTCTTGACATTATTGAACACTCAAATATTCAAAGTGCAGAAAATGAAGTAGAACCCTCTGATTCATCTAATGATGTTGGGTTGGATCTTGGTTCACCAAGGAAGCCTATAAT gTGGTCAGATCTTCTTGTTACAGTCCAGTCAATTCTGCCTATGAAAGCTTGGAATAGCCTCTCTCCTGATCTATATGCCACATTTTGGGGACTTACACTATATGATCTTCATGTTCCTAAAATAAGATATGAATCAGAGATTGCTAAGCAACATGTTGCCATTAAAGCCTTAGAGGAGATTTCTGACAACTCAAGTATGGCAATTACGAAACGTAAAAAGGATAAGGAAAAAATTCAAGAGGTACTAGATAGATTGACtagtgaatttcaaaagcatgaaCAGCATGTTGCATCTGTCCACCACCGTCTTGCTCGTGAAAAGGATAAGTGGCTAAGTTCCTGTCCTGACACTTTAAAGATCAACATGGAGTTTCTTCAGCGTTGCGTTTTCCCACGCTGTGTCTTCAGCATGCCAGATGCTGTGTATTGTGCTAATTTTGTTCATACCTTGCATTCTCTTGGCACACCATATTTTAACACTGTCAATCATATTGATGTTCTCATTTGTAAAACCCTACAACCTATGATCTGTTGCTGCACTGAATTTGAAGCTGGAAGACTTGGAAGGTTTCTATATGAGACATTAAAAATGGCTTATCACTGGAAG AGTGATGAGTCTATTTATGAATGCGAGTGTGGAAACATGCCTGGATTTGCTGTTTATTACAGATTTCCTAACAGCCAGCGTGTAACATATGGCCAATTTATCCGA GTACACTGGAAATGGAACACAAGAATAACCCGGTTACTTGTACAGTGCTTGGAATCTAGTGAATATATGGAAATAAGAAATGCCCTTATTGTGTTAACCAAAATATCTATTGTGTTTCCCGTTACTCGAAAGAGTGGTATCAATCTTGAGAAAAGG GTGGCCAAAATTAAAGGGGATGAGAGAGAGGACTTGAAAGTTTTAGCTACTGGAGTAGCTGCAGCGTTGGCTGCTCGTAAG AGCGCATGGGTTTCTGAAGAAGAGTTTGGCATGGGTCATGTTGATCTGAAACCTGCCGCAGCAGCTGCAAAATCACTAGCTG GAAATCAGGTGGTCGACCCTTCGAGCACCGCTAAGGACCAGTTGACACATGCAAAATCTACACCAGATCGAGCAGATGGTGGAACAGTTTTGAAATTGGATTCAACACAACAGAGAGTAAGGACTAGTTCATCTGCAAACGGACAGGAAGCAATTGTTTCTGCATCAGCTACAAGTAGTAAGACTTCTGGCATTGGAAAAAGCacggatgaaatcatgaaaccggaGGATACAAGTTCGAAGGCTTATGCAAAGGCTGCTATGGAATCTGAG ATGAGATCTCAGCAAAAGCGAACAGTGCACAATTCTATTCTAAAGCCAGCAAAGCAGGAGGTCATCAAAGAAGACAACAAAACTGGAAAATTGATTAGCAGAACTACAGGTCAGCAGTCTTCTTTTTCTGCAGATAAAGATGCTTCATTTCATCCAACAGATAGCAGGCAAGGTGgaactgctgctgcttcttctgcaGCGACCAATGGCATCTCTGTGTCAGCTTCTGGAAAAACGACTAGTTCCTCAAGAATGATGCTTGAAATGCATGAAACTGTAGAAATTTCTGAGGCATCCATTAAACAGAAGAGAGCAGTACCAGGTGAAGAACAAGAAAGATTGAACAAACGCAAGAAAGGAGACATTGAAGCTAAAGATCTTGAGGGTATGGAAGTTCGGTTATCTGATAAAGAAAGAAGTTATGATACAAGGTCAGTGGATAAACCTCATTTGGAGCATGAGAAGTCTTCCACTGAAGAACAGAGTTTTAATAGGTCATTGGACAAATCCAAAGATAAAATCAATGAGCGATATGACAAGGACCACAGGGAAAAATTGGACCGCTCTGATAAAGATCTTCATGAGAAATCAAGGGATAGGTCACTGGAGAGACATGGAAGAGAGCGCTCGGTTGAAAAAGTGCAAGAGAGGGGCATGGATAGAAGTCTTGATAGGGCAGCAGAGAAAGCTAGAGATGACAGAAGTAAGGATGATCGGGGCAAATCCCGACATATGGATGTATCCATAGACAAGGGACATCTTGATGAGCGTTTCCATGGGCAGAGTTTgcctccaccaccaccattacCTCCCAGTTTTGTTCCTCAATCTGTGGGTGGTGGCCGAAGAGATGAGGAGACTGATAGGAGAGTGGGTAACACCAGACACATACAGCGATTGTCTCCAAAACATGATGAAAAAGAGAGGAGGCGTTCAGAAGAAAATGTTTTGACATCCCAAGATGATCCAAAACGTAGAAGAGAGGATGACTTAAGGGAAAGAAAGCGTGATGAGCGAGATGGCTCATCTGTTAAG GTAGATGACAGGGACAGAGATAAAGCTACCATGAAGGAAGATATGGACCTGACTGGAGGTTCCAAACGGCGAAAACTTAAGAGAGACCATGCATTGTCATCTGAAACTGGTGGGGAATACTCACAAGTTGTTCCACCACCTCCCCCAGTGGCAATAGCTATGCCTCAGCCATTCGATAGAGAAAGGGCAGACAAAAAAGCAGCCATAGTGCAACAACGGGCTGCACACATGGACGATGCACCAAGATTGCATGGGAAGGAAGCTGGAGGCAAAATTAATCGAAGGGAATCAGATCA AATACATGAAAGGGAGTGGGAAGAAGAGAAGCGCCAGAGACCTGAAGCAAAAAGGAAACACCGAAAGTAG